From Pseudoalteromonas rubra, one genomic window encodes:
- the pstA gene encoding phosphate ABC transporter permease PstA: MVRQWFKSGSPWIWMTGGAVSISLISVLGLLAMIAWKGLSFFWPSEVVEMHLQGSVQKQTVIGEIYDRELVPKSRLEATGLDFSNHPGEYIERLLVKTGNREYVELDFRWILSTDIQSQSKPAQLAVFERTKNGNFYGYVERVIRDGQVVTDNPVEALEEMVERAVDLNDEALDLQNGEIGHINYELERLRLKERAYQLDNELTPEIIADLEARRAALRDEYKVLEKTLFELRNGAKRDQVVVRDMRGEEVTLPLYQVLDFWFPNDMGFFAKLGHYMSQIGKFISDDPREANTEGGVFPAIFGTVFMVMLMAVIVTPFGVVAAIYLHEYAAKNAVTKMIRIAVINLAGVPSIVYGVFGLGFFVYMLGGSLDALFYPEAAPSPVFGTPGVIWSALTLAILTLPVVIVSTEEGLSRIPSTVRHGSLALGATKAETLWRIIIPMASPAIMTGLILAVARAAGEVAPLMLVGVVKMAPTLPLDGNFPYIHLDRKFMHLGFHIYDVGFQSPNVEAARPLVYATAFLLVTVIIALNITAIGIRNHLREKFRALEH; encoded by the coding sequence ATGGTAAGACAGTGGTTTAAGTCAGGATCTCCGTGGATCTGGATGACAGGTGGTGCGGTCAGCATCAGTTTGATCTCGGTACTGGGTCTGCTTGCAATGATTGCGTGGAAAGGTTTGAGCTTTTTCTGGCCTTCCGAAGTGGTGGAAATGCACCTGCAAGGCTCGGTTCAGAAACAAACAGTCATTGGTGAAATCTACGACAGAGAGTTAGTGCCTAAATCGCGACTGGAAGCGACTGGCCTGGATTTTTCTAATCACCCAGGCGAGTACATCGAGCGCTTATTGGTAAAAACGGGTAACCGTGAGTACGTTGAGCTGGATTTCCGTTGGATCTTGTCCACCGATATCCAAAGTCAATCAAAACCGGCGCAGCTAGCGGTCTTTGAACGTACTAAAAATGGTAACTTCTACGGGTACGTTGAGCGTGTTATTCGCGACGGTCAGGTTGTCACTGACAACCCGGTAGAAGCGCTGGAAGAGATGGTTGAACGTGCTGTAGATCTGAACGATGAAGCGCTTGACCTGCAAAATGGCGAAATTGGCCACATTAACTACGAGCTGGAGCGTTTACGTCTTAAAGAGCGTGCTTATCAGCTGGATAATGAACTGACGCCTGAAATCATCGCTGATCTGGAAGCACGACGTGCTGCCTTACGTGATGAATACAAAGTGCTGGAAAAGACGCTGTTTGAACTGCGTAACGGTGCGAAACGTGACCAGGTCGTGGTGCGCGACATGCGTGGTGAAGAAGTAACACTGCCTTTGTATCAGGTATTAGACTTCTGGTTCCCGAATGACATGGGTTTCTTTGCTAAACTGGGCCACTATATGTCGCAAATTGGTAAGTTCATTAGCGATGACCCACGTGAAGCGAATACTGAGGGCGGGGTATTCCCGGCCATCTTTGGTACTGTGTTCATGGTTATGCTGATGGCGGTGATTGTGACCCCATTTGGTGTGGTTGCTGCGATTTATCTGCATGAGTATGCGGCTAAAAACGCGGTGACTAAGATGATCCGCATCGCGGTGATCAACCTGGCAGGTGTACCGTCTATCGTATACGGCGTATTCGGCTTAGGTTTCTTCGTTTATATGCTGGGTGGTTCACTTGATGCCTTGTTTTATCCAGAAGCTGCACCGAGTCCGGTATTTGGTACGCCAGGCGTGATTTGGTCAGCACTTACACTGGCAATCCTGACGCTGCCTGTGGTGATTGTATCGACTGAAGAAGGCTTATCTCGTATTCCAAGCACAGTGCGTCATGGTTCACTGGCACTGGGCGCGACCAAAGCCGAGACTTTATGGCGTATTATTATTCCTATGGCCAGCCCGGCAATTATGACCGGTCTGATCCTGGCGGTTGCCCGTGCAGCCGGTGAGGTTGCACCGCTGATGCTGGTGGGTGTGGTGAAAATGGCACCGACCTTGCCGCTGGATGGTAACTTCCCGTATATTCACCTTGACCGGAAGTTTATGCACCTGGGTTTCCATATTTATGATGTGGGCTTCCAGAGCCCGAACGTAGAAGCGGCACGTCCTTTGGTTTATGCGACCGCCTTCTTACTGGTAACTGTGATCATTGCACTGAACATCACTGCAATTGGGATCCGTAACCACCTACGTGAAAAATTCAGAGCTTTAGAGCACTAA
- the pstB gene encoding phosphate ABC transporter ATP-binding protein PstB, with protein sequence MITVAPQVNNAGTSKKLDLENLSPELTALEIKNLDLYYGDKQALSNINMLIPRGQVTAFIGPSGCGKSTLLRCINRMNDLVDTCRIEGEINLNGTNIYDKSVDVAALRRNVGMVFQRPNPFPKSIYENVVYGLRLQGVKDKRKLDEVVERSLRGAALWDEVKDRLHDSAFGLSGGQQQRLVIARSIAIEPEVLLLDEPTSALDPISTLVIEELINDLKEKYTVVIVTHNMQQAARVSDQTAFMYMGELIEYSDTNTLFTTPTKKKTEDYITGRYG encoded by the coding sequence ATGATTACAGTAGCGCCACAGGTAAATAATGCAGGTACCAGCAAGAAGTTGGATCTGGAAAACTTGAGCCCGGAACTAACCGCGTTAGAGATCAAAAACCTTGACCTTTACTATGGTGACAAACAGGCTCTGAGCAATATCAACATGTTGATCCCACGCGGTCAGGTAACGGCGTTTATCGGTCCGTCGGGTTGTGGTAAATCGACGCTATTGCGTTGTATCAATCGCATGAATGACCTGGTCGACACGTGTCGTATCGAGGGCGAAATTAACCTCAATGGCACCAACATTTATGATAAAAGTGTCGATGTAGCGGCTCTGCGCCGTAATGTTGGCATGGTATTCCAGCGCCCAAACCCTTTCCCTAAGTCTATTTACGAGAATGTGGTTTACGGTCTACGCTTACAGGGTGTAAAAGACAAACGTAAGCTGGATGAAGTGGTTGAGCGCTCACTGCGTGGTGCTGCTTTGTGGGATGAAGTGAAAGATCGTTTGCACGACAGTGCATTTGGTCTGTCGGGTGGTCAGCAGCAGCGTCTGGTTATTGCACGTTCAATTGCGATTGAGCCGGAGGTATTATTGCTGGATGAACCTACCTCGGCACTGGATCCTATCTCGACTTTGGTTATTGAAGAGCTGATCAATGACCTGAAAGAAAAGTACACCGTGGTGATCGTTACTCACAACATGCAGCAGGCGGCGCGGGTATCCGATCAAACAGCCTTTATGTATATGGGTGAGCTGATCGAATATTCAGATACTAATACTCTGTTTACAACACCGACTAAGAAGAAAACCGAAGACTATATCACAGGTCGTTACGGTTAA
- the phoU gene encoding phosphate signaling complex protein PhoU, with protein MEHNINKHISGRFNEELENVRNHVLSMGGLVEQQLNLALDAVSHCDETKARKVSENDYQVNAMEVSIDEECTRIIAKRQPAASDLRLVVAIAKTIADLERIGDEAERIAKVALDSFTKDQQDLLVNVENMGRLVSQMLHDVLDAFARMDAQRAFEVHKEDAKVDREYEALTRQIMTYMMEDPRSIPKIMDLIWSVRSLERIGDRCQNIAEYVIYFVNGKDIRHTSQEDIEKTL; from the coding sequence ATGGAACATAATATTAATAAGCATATCTCTGGCCGCTTTAATGAAGAGCTGGAGAACGTTCGTAACCATGTATTGAGTATGGGCGGACTGGTTGAGCAACAGCTAAATCTGGCCCTCGATGCGGTGAGCCATTGTGATGAAACCAAGGCGCGCAAAGTCAGCGAGAACGACTATCAAGTGAATGCCATGGAAGTGAGCATTGACGAAGAGTGTACTCGCATTATTGCAAAGCGTCAGCCGGCAGCCAGTGACTTGCGATTGGTTGTTGCCATTGCGAAAACCATTGCTGATCTGGAACGAATTGGCGATGAAGCGGAGCGCATTGCGAAAGTAGCACTGGACTCTTTCACCAAAGATCAGCAAGACTTGCTGGTGAATGTTGAAAATATGGGTCGCCTGGTTTCTCAGATGCTACACGATGTGCTGGATGCGTTTGCCCGAATGGATGCGCAGCGTGCATTTGAGGTACATAAAGAAGACGCCAAAGTGGACCGTGAATATGAAGCGCTGACGCGTCAGATCATGACTTACATGATGGAAGATCCGCGTTCAATTCCTAAAATTATGGACCTGATCTGGTCGGTTCGATCATTGGAGCGCATCGGTGATCGTTGTCAGAATATTGCAGAATACGTAATTTATTTCGTTAACGGCAAAGATATTCGCCATACTTCTCAGGAAGACATCGAAAAGACACTATAG
- a CDS encoding TIGR00153 family protein — protein MPSNAFLGVFAKSPIKPIEEHIKIVHQASETLIPFFNHAFKGEWTEADALRVQIRNLEREADTLKREVRLHLPRGLFMPVERTDLLELITHQDKIANKAKDIAGRVIGRELEIPESIQADFLAYLTRCVDATKQASEAINEFDELLETGFRGREVALVEKMLVELDAIEEDTDEMQIRIRMGLRSIESELNPIDVMFLYKIIEWVGELADIAERVGSRLELMLAR, from the coding sequence ATGCCTAGTAATGCATTTTTAGGAGTGTTCGCAAAGTCTCCTATTAAGCCGATTGAAGAGCACATAAAGATCGTCCATCAAGCCAGTGAAACCTTGATCCCGTTCTTTAATCATGCCTTCAAAGGGGAATGGACCGAGGCCGATGCGCTTCGTGTGCAGATCCGTAACCTGGAAAGAGAAGCAGATACATTAAAACGTGAAGTGCGCCTGCACTTGCCACGTGGTCTGTTTATGCCAGTAGAACGTACAGATTTACTGGAACTCATTACCCACCAAGACAAGATCGCCAATAAAGCCAAAGACATCGCTGGACGCGTAATTGGTCGTGAACTGGAGATCCCTGAATCAATTCAAGCCGACTTTTTGGCGTATCTGACACGTTGTGTTGATGCGACCAAACAAGCCTCAGAAGCCATTAACGAATTCGATGAACTGCTGGAAACTGGTTTCCGTGGTCGCGAAGTTGCACTGGTCGAAAAAATGCTCGTTGAACTGGATGCCATCGAGGAAGATACCGATGAGATGCAGATCCGTATTCGTATGGGATTACGCAGCATTGAAAGTGAACTCAATCCGATTGATGTGATGTTCTTATACAAGATCATCGAGTGGGTTGGTGAGCTGGCAGACATTGCTGAGCGCGTAGGTTCACGACTGGAGCTGATGCTGGCGCGTTAA
- a CDS encoding inorganic phosphate transporter, whose amino-acid sequence MDIIASYGTLLIIIAAAVGFFMAYGIGANDVANAMGTSVGSKALTIKQAIIIAMIFEFAGAYLAGGEVTSTIRKGIIDSTPFMDIPELMVLGMISALFAAGTWLLLASMLGWPVSTTHSIIGAIIGFALVAVGSEAIQWGKVAGIVGSWIVTPAISGFIAYLIFMSAQKLIFDTDKPLENAKRYVPVYMGLAGFVMSLVTIKKGLKHIGVDLGAVEGYALAIGIAVIVGLIGKMAINRLKIDPNADKQMHFNNVEKVFAILMVLTACCMAFAHGSNDVANAIGPLAAVVNIVEHNGEIAKKAALAWWILPLGGLGIVVGLAVLGKKVIKTIGEGITHLTPSRGFAAELAAASTVVIASGTGLPISTTQTLVGAVLGVGMARGIAALNMGVIRNIVVSWVITLPVGAALAIVIFYILRSAFGV is encoded by the coding sequence ATGGATATCATTGCATCCTATGGCACGCTATTGATCATTATAGCGGCCGCAGTTGGTTTCTTTATGGCCTATGGTATTGGTGCGAACGACGTAGCCAATGCAATGGGGACATCGGTTGGTTCTAAAGCACTGACCATCAAGCAGGCGATCATCATCGCGATGATTTTTGAATTTGCCGGTGCCTACCTGGCCGGTGGTGAGGTAACGTCAACGATCCGTAAGGGGATCATCGATTCAACCCCATTTATGGACATACCTGAGCTTATGGTACTGGGCATGATTTCGGCCCTGTTTGCCGCAGGTACCTGGTTATTACTGGCTTCAATGTTAGGCTGGCCGGTCTCGACCACGCACTCTATCATTGGTGCCATCATTGGTTTTGCGCTAGTAGCTGTGGGCAGCGAAGCCATTCAGTGGGGCAAGGTTGCAGGTATCGTGGGCAGCTGGATTGTTACCCCAGCCATCTCAGGCTTTATTGCCTACCTGATCTTTATGAGTGCGCAGAAGCTGATTTTTGACACGGACAAGCCGCTGGAAAATGCGAAGCGCTATGTGCCTGTGTACATGGGTCTGGCTGGTTTCGTGATGTCACTGGTTACTATCAAAAAAGGCCTGAAGCACATCGGTGTTGATCTGGGTGCGGTAGAAGGGTACGCACTGGCTATCGGTATTGCCGTGATTGTTGGTTTGATTGGTAAAATGGCCATCAACCGCCTGAAGATTGACCCGAATGCGGATAAGCAAATGCACTTTAACAACGTTGAGAAAGTGTTTGCTATCCTGATGGTACTAACGGCGTGTTGTATGGCGTTTGCGCATGGTTCGAACGACGTTGCCAACGCGATTGGTCCTTTGGCTGCAGTTGTAAACATCGTTGAGCACAATGGTGAAATTGCCAAGAAAGCTGCACTAGCATGGTGGATCTTGCCACTGGGTGGTTTAGGTATCGTGGTCGGTCTGGCTGTATTGGGTAAAAAAGTGATTAAGACCATTGGTGAAGGTATTACGCACCTGACGCCAAGCCGTGGTTTCGCTGCTGAACTGGCTGCGGCATCGACCGTAGTAATTGCATCGGGCACAGGCCTGCCAATCTCAACAACGCAAACCCTGGTTGGTGCGGTACTGGGTGTTGGTATGGCACGCGGTATCGCCGCTCTGAACATGGGTGTGATCAGAAACATTGTGGTTTCGTGGGTTATCACGTTGCCAGTTGGCGCTGCCCTTGCTATTGTTATATTCTACATTCTGAGAAGCGCGTTCGGCGTTTAA
- a CDS encoding hydrogen peroxide-inducible genes activator: protein MNNLPSIKQLQYLIAVHQHQHFGRAAEACFIGQSTLSSAIQNLEETLGCQLIERENRSLMFTDVGEEVVERAKRIIGDTISVVELTKSFKHPLSGKLVLGIIPTIASFIAAPLYRFCKDAFPELQLVLVEDTSDRLLDKLEQGHIDMGMLALPYRTEKFHTQVIARDHFSLVRHLDYQVPEQLDDFNVLPEQSVFLLEREHYMTDHALSACHLNRSACINPFEAANLHTLLSMVEYQNGVTFLPQMALNAGILEGKPMVATAPQPDAYREIGLLWRKTTGRIRDFRLFSDKAGDFVAQHCNEVKNS, encoded by the coding sequence GTGAATAACTTACCAAGCATTAAACAGTTACAGTATTTAATTGCCGTACATCAGCACCAGCATTTTGGTCGTGCCGCGGAAGCTTGTTTTATTGGCCAGTCAACCCTGAGCAGTGCCATTCAGAATCTGGAGGAAACGCTGGGGTGCCAACTGATAGAACGTGAAAACCGCAGTCTGATGTTTACGGATGTGGGCGAAGAGGTCGTTGAGCGTGCCAAGCGTATTATTGGTGATACCATCAGTGTGGTGGAATTGACTAAGAGCTTTAAACACCCGCTGTCAGGTAAACTGGTTTTGGGGATCATTCCTACTATTGCCAGCTTTATTGCCGCGCCCCTATATCGCTTTTGTAAAGATGCTTTCCCTGAGTTACAACTGGTTCTGGTAGAGGATACCAGCGATCGCTTACTCGACAAGCTGGAGCAGGGTCACATTGATATGGGCATGCTGGCATTGCCCTACCGGACAGAAAAATTTCACACTCAGGTCATTGCCAGGGACCATTTTTCTTTAGTGCGTCATCTCGACTACCAGGTACCTGAGCAGCTGGATGATTTTAATGTGTTGCCCGAGCAAAGTGTCTTTCTACTGGAGCGGGAACACTATATGACCGATCATGCGCTCAGTGCGTGTCACCTCAATCGCAGTGCCTGTATCAACCCGTTTGAAGCTGCCAATCTGCATACCTTGCTGAGCATGGTGGAATATCAAAACGGCGTGACCTTTTTGCCACAGATGGCGCTCAACGCCGGGATCCTGGAAGGTAAACCTATGGTTGCGACGGCGCCGCAACCTGATGCCTACCGAGAGATTGGTTTGCTATGGCGTAAAACCACCGGACGGATCCGTGATTTTCGTTTGTTCAGTGACAAAGCGGGTGACTTTGTTGCACAGCATTGCAACGAAGTGAAAAACTCGTAA